TTCATTAACAGTTGATACATCAGAAACTAGGCCCTTGATAGTTACATATTTCGAATTACAAATTTAAGTAGTTTCTTCGTTTGTTCTAGCCTTGATGGGGACTTGTCGTGTTGGGACATCATCTCTGCACCAGTTAATATCCGTGTCTGTTTCTAGAGGAACACTAGTGTGTAAATCATGTAAAACTGGATCCTCGGCTTCTTCATTTGCATTTTCAGCTTCGACATCGCACCAATCCCTTGGCAATTTCTTTATAACATTATACATCATCTTTTCAGTAGGATCTTCTACGTAGAAGACTTGCTGCACCTGTGAAGCTAGCACATATGGATCAGACTTCTGACATAATCTGTTAAAATTAACTCGAGTTAACCCATATAGATCTTTCTCTTCCTTATACCAACAACACTTGAACACCACTACAGAAAATTCTCCCCAATAATCAACTTCAAAAATCTCTTCAATTGCTCCGTAGTAATTGACATCGCCGACCAGTGGATTTTGATCTTTTGAACTAGCAAAGCTAGTAGTCAAAGCAGTTAGAAATACCCCACTATTTTGGGTTGTACATTTAGCATCTCGGTACTTTGTATGGAATCGATATCCGTTAAGTACATAACCACTATACTTCTTCGCTGATTGATTAGGGCCCATTGCAAGCACTTCCAATTCCTTTGAAATGTTATCTTTTTTTCCGACCTCCCCCTTCATCCATTTCCAAAAATCTTCAGAATGTTCTCTCTCACGATTGTATCTTTTTGACTTGGCTTGTCCTTCTATTAAGATTCGATGCTCCCTACAACAATTACCTAGTTAAAAATCAAGACAAAACAGGTTCTAATTCTATAACAGTTAAACACAATTAGTAGCTAGAATCTTACTCGATTAAACTATCAATTTCTTTATTCCCGCAGTTGAATAGAATATAACGATGAATAGCCATCCATTCAACTTCAACTAAATTCACAGCCTTTCCATCTTTATTTCTGCGTGAACCAATAGGAAATTCtactttttctggaaaactttcAAATTTTGCAGCCTTGGTAATTTTGATCCTCCATGGCCACCCAAGAATCTTGAACAAAATATCAAGCATTCTTCGGCCAGGTAACCCTCGGCGATACATCCCTCTGGTTTAGATCTATTCCGCACATAAGATTTCAATTTATTTAAATAGCGCTCAATTGGCCACATGCTTCGAACATGGGCCGGTCCACCAAATTCAATTTCTTGGCACAAGTGAATCAAAAGGTGGACCATCACATCAAAAAAAGCCTGAATGAATATAGTCTCAAATTGACAAATAATTTCAATTATTTCTGTTTGCAGCCTCTTAAGATCACTTAAGTCGATGACTTTACTCCAAATACCTCTTAAGAAGGCCCCTAATCTGATAAAAGGGACTGCAACCTCCGGTTTCAAAGATTTCTTCACTGCAAATTGTAATAAGTAGTGCATGAAAAAGTGAGCATCATGACTCTTATAGCCAGATACCTTTCTCTCCTTCATGTGCACACACCGGCTGATATTAGAGGCACTTCCATATGGCAATTTAGCATTTTTAAGGACAGAGCAGAATAAATCTTTCTCTTCATTTGTCATGTCGAATATCGCAGCCCTTATTTCAAGGTGTTTCCCGTCACTTGATAGAACAGGATGGAGGACCTTTCTGATGCCAAGTTCTTGCAAATCTAGGCGAGCTGCTATATGGTCTTTTGTTTTTCCAGCAATATTGAGCAATGTGCCAAGTACTTTATCACACACATTCTTCTCGATGTGCATAACATCAAGGTTATGTCGAGAAACATTGTGCTTCCAGTAAGGCAGATCAAAGAATATTGATTTTTTCTTGAAAGGCGAATTCGACTTAATCTTATTTTTTTggcgctttcttttcttctctgGTTTCTTCCCCCCAAAATGATTTACAAATCCTGCCAATAATTCTTCAATGTCTGTTCCAGTTAGAACCTCTGGAAACCTCTCAATTCAATTTGACCATTAAATTTTCTTTTATCAAGCCTCCATGGGTGTTCGGGATGGAGAAATCTCCTATGGTCCATGTAACACATTTTCCGACTATGTTTTAGGTACATAGAGGATGTTTCATAATTGCAAACTGGACAAGCTAGTCTTCCTTTTGTGCTCCATCCAGATAGCATTGCTAGCCCGGGAAAATCACTGATTGTCCAAAGTAAAGAAGCGCGCAAGTTGAAAGTATGGTCAGTAAGGGCATCATAAGTCTCAATGCCTACTTCCCATAGCTCATTCAGTTCAGCAATTAAAGGTTGCATGAAGACATCTATATTATTCTTCGGAGACTCGGGACCAGATATGAGTGTCGAGAGAATTAGATTCTCTTGCTTCATACACAGCCAGGGGGGAAGGTTGTAGTTAACCAAAATAATTGGCCAAGTACTATGACTTATGTTCATAGTACGAAAAGGATTGAAACCATCAGCGGCTAGGCCCAATCTGATGTTTCTGTTCTCGGATGAAAATTGAGGATAACGAGCATCCAATGCCTTCCAAGCCTCTGCATCAGCGGGATGTCGAAGTTTGCCGTCCTTTTTTCGACCTTTTGCATGCCATAACATCAGTTCTGATAACTCTTTGCTCATAAACATGCGTTGCAACCTTTTTTTGAGTGGAAAGTAGCGCATCACGTTTGCCGGGA
This DNA window, taken from Apium graveolens cultivar Ventura unplaced genomic scaffold, ASM990537v1 ctg7790, whole genome shotgun sequence, encodes the following:
- the LOC141704386 gene encoding uncharacterized protein LOC141704386, producing the protein MGWRDRVQENERGRGGERMDFTSALLLVRISNMGLGFHGCVVIMMDDDLSQWITLPKYSTPYIKGIKDFLENAFPKFSVGDEMLCPCKNCRNGKWHTQDLIYDHLICHGPCPLYANWICEVSSKDHRIDIERAENMGFEDSFTFGDNLDEMFHRTNDTTGPNDDAKKFYGHLEEGKQPLYPGCKKFSRLSFIIRLYSLKCIHGISESGFGDLLELIKDAFPEAHIPLSFNAAKNVIKDLGLDYQRIHACPNNCMLFWAENEKKNCKTCGASRLQRMFMSKELSELMLWHAKGRKKDGKLRHPADAEAWKALDARYPQFSSENRNIRLGLAADGFNPFRTMNISHSTWPIILVNYNLPPWLCMKQENLILSTLISGPESPKNNIDVFMQPLIAELNELWEVGIETYDALTDHTFNLRASLLWTISDFPGLAMLSGWSTKGRLACPVCNYETSSMYLKHSRKMCYMDHRRFLHPEHPWRLDKRKFNGQIELRGFVNHFGGKKPEKKRKRQKNKIKSNSPFKKKSIFFDLPYWKHNVSRHNLDVMHIEKNVCDKVLGTLLNIAGKTKDHIAARLDLQELGIRKVLHPVLSSDGKHLEIRAAIFDMTNEEKDLFCSVLKNAKLPYGSASNISRCVHMKERKVSGYKSHDAHFFMHYLLQFAVKKSLKPEVAVPFIRLGAFLRGFF